In Strigops habroptila isolate Jane chromosome 4, bStrHab1.2.pri, whole genome shotgun sequence, a single genomic region encodes these proteins:
- the NUBP1 gene encoding cytosolic Fe-S cluster assembly factor NUBP1 isoform X3, with protein sequence MAEAAGGPQPADCPGSSSAEAGRAAACQGCPNQGLCAAGAAPDAAELSELRSRLRAVKHTVLVLSGKGGVGKSTFSALLAHGLAADEAKQVALLDIDICGPSIPKMMGLEGEQVHQSGSGWSPVYVEENLGVMSVGFLLSSPDDAVIWRGPKKNGLIKQFLRDVDWGEVDYLIVDTPPGTSDEHLSIVQYLSATHVDGAVIITTPQEVALQDVRKEINFCHKVKLPIIGVVENMSGFICPKCKKESQIFPPTTGGAEKMCQNLNVSLLGKVPLDPQIGKCCDKGQSFLSEAPESPATSSYRNIIQRIQEYCDQHHFLEEKII encoded by the exons ATGGCGGAGGCGGCGGGTGGGCCGCAGCCGGCTG ActgcccagggagcagcagcgcCGAGGCGGGCAGGGCCGCCGCGTGCCAGGGATGCCCCAACCAGGGGCTCTGCGCTGCCGGCGCCGCCCCGGACGCGG CGGAGCTGTCGGAGCTGCGGTCGCGGCTGCGGGCGGTGAAGCACACGGTGCTGGTGCTCTCGGGGAAGGGCGGCGTGGGCAAGAGCACCTTCAGCGCCCTCCTGGCTCACGGGCTGGCGGCGGACGAGGCCAAGCAG GTTGCTCTGCTGGACATCGATATCTGCGGGCCATCCATCCCTAAAATGATGGGTCTGGAAGGAGAACAG GTTCATCAGAGCGGATCTGGCTGGTCTCCAGTG TACGTTGAAGAAAACTTAGGTGTCATGTCAGTGGGGTTCTTGCTCAGTAGTCCTGATGATGCTGTCATTTGGAGAGGACCCAAAAAGAATG GGTTGATCAAACAATTTCTTCGTGATGTGGACTGGGGTGAAGTCGACTACCTGATTGTAGATACACCTCCAGGAACATCAGATGAACATCTGTCTATTGTGCAGTACCTCAGTGCAACGCACGTTGATGGGGCTGTTATAATCACTACCCCTCAG GAAGTAGCGCTTCAGGATGTTCGGAAGGAGATCAACTTCTGCCATAAAGTGAAACTGCCAATCATAGGTGTTGTGGAAAATATGAGTGGCTTTATATGTCCAAAGTGTAAG AAAGAGTCCCAGATCTTTCCCCCGACTACTGGAGGTGCTGAGAAGATGTGTCAGAATTTAAATGTTTCCCTCCTGGGTAAAGTGCCTCTAGATCCTCAAATAG GAAAATGTTGTGACAAAGGCCAGTCTTTCTTGTCTGAAGCACCCGAGTCTCCAGCTACATCATCGTACAGGAACATCATTCAGA GAATTCAGGAGTACTGTGATCAACACcattttctagaagaaaagaTTATCTAA
- the NUBP1 gene encoding cytosolic Fe-S cluster assembly factor NUBP1 isoform X1: MNRTLTIPNRLPREQQRRGGQGRRVPGMPQPGALRCRRRPGRGGAVGAAVAAAGGEAHGAGALGEGRRGQEHLQRPPGSRAGGGRGQAGARGGRAARGRAAAAALRSDPRTRCGSAGAFHARPGRLPVGAWAVLQVALLDIDICGPSIPKMMGLEGEQVHQSGSGWSPVYVEENLGVMSVGFLLSSPDDAVIWRGPKKNGLIKQFLRDVDWGEVDYLIVDTPPGTSDEHLSIVQYLSATHVDGAVIITTPQEVALQDVRKEINFCHKVKLPIIGVVENMSGFICPKCKKESQIFPPTTGGAEKMCQNLNVSLLGKVPLDPQIGKCCDKGQSFLSEAPESPATSSYRNIIQRIQEYCDQHHFLEEKII, encoded by the exons ATGAACAGAACATTAACCATCCCCAATAG ActgcccagggagcagcagcgcCGAGGCGGGCAGGGCCGCCGCGTGCCAGGGATGCCCCAACCAGGGGCTCTGCGCTGCCGGCGCCGCCCCGGACGCGG CGGAGCTGTCGGAGCTGCGGTCGCGGCTGCGGGCGGTGAAGCACACGGTGCTGGTGCTCTCGGGGAAGGGCGGCGTGGGCAAGAGCACCTTCAGCGCCCTCCTGGCTCACGGGCTGGCGGCGGACGAGGCCAAGCAGgtgcgcggggcgggcgggcagcaCGGGGTAGGGCCGCGGCGGCCGCGCTCCGCTCGGACCCGCGGACTCGCTGTGGGTCTGCCGGAGCGTTCCATGCGCGGCCGGGGCGGCTGCCAGTGGGGGCCTGGGCTGTGTTACAGGTTGCTCTGCTGGACATCGATATCTGCGGGCCATCCATCCCTAAAATGATGGGTCTGGAAGGAGAACAG GTTCATCAGAGCGGATCTGGCTGGTCTCCAGTG TACGTTGAAGAAAACTTAGGTGTCATGTCAGTGGGGTTCTTGCTCAGTAGTCCTGATGATGCTGTCATTTGGAGAGGACCCAAAAAGAATG GGTTGATCAAACAATTTCTTCGTGATGTGGACTGGGGTGAAGTCGACTACCTGATTGTAGATACACCTCCAGGAACATCAGATGAACATCTGTCTATTGTGCAGTACCTCAGTGCAACGCACGTTGATGGGGCTGTTATAATCACTACCCCTCAG GAAGTAGCGCTTCAGGATGTTCGGAAGGAGATCAACTTCTGCCATAAAGTGAAACTGCCAATCATAGGTGTTGTGGAAAATATGAGTGGCTTTATATGTCCAAAGTGTAAG AAAGAGTCCCAGATCTTTCCCCCGACTACTGGAGGTGCTGAGAAGATGTGTCAGAATTTAAATGTTTCCCTCCTGGGTAAAGTGCCTCTAGATCCTCAAATAG GAAAATGTTGTGACAAAGGCCAGTCTTTCTTGTCTGAAGCACCCGAGTCTCCAGCTACATCATCGTACAGGAACATCATTCAGA GAATTCAGGAGTACTGTGATCAACACcattttctagaagaaaagaTTATCTAA
- the TEKT5 gene encoding tektin-5: MEFLGTTQLASYCGPKKSCLLPDIAPTTTTKDTYQAYYLPGYRQLSTWRPGLLHKVVSVPPNDDNGQFNPSGRPPTVLPALRSSLHARYSTRDWHHANMVQLKGSEVSRYCAGRMNVDSVRLMQDKDQLTYQMQEDSRRNLIERISNIAYWRSELMYELECLLKENQALETTKKRLECAVDELQGPLKIALECLYHREKRKGIDLVHDDVEKNLIKETDVFKECQEILAKLAQKIDQQLGINRDAQHALEQDLSDKNSAHFIDEKCFNLRNTSDSINFYYGVEKADKTVSVPATWAKFSEDNIRYSQHARANSVKLREDAEVALESASEEMWNQFISTNLAFNKRIAEVADAKNKLQAQLARVLQEIFQTEDTIMLLERSIKAKEYPLKVAQTRLEGRTKRPNIELCRDAPQFQLVTEVYTIDDTIQTLKQHLQEARDTLHMLMVNKSNLEHDIAVKANSLYIDKKCMDMRKVFPSTPRLIGYT, translated from the exons ATGGAGTTCCTGGGCACCACACAGCTAGCCAGTTACTGTGGCCCCAAGAAAAGCTGCCTGCTCCCAGATATagctcccaccaccaccaccaaggaCACCTACCAGGCCTACTACCTTCCAGGCTACCGCCAGCTCAGCACCTGGCGGCCTGGTCTGCTCCACAAGGTGGTTTCGGTCCCTCCCAATGATGACAATGGGCAATTTAACCCCAGCGGGCGGCCGCCCACCGTCCTGCCTGCGTTGCGCTCCAGCCTGCATGCCCGCTACAGCACTCGTGACTGGCACCACGCTAACATGGTCCAGTTAAAAGGCTCTGAAGTCTCCAGGTACTGTGCTGGTAGAATGAATGTGGATTCAGTGAGACTGATGCAAGACAAGGATCAACTGACTTACCAGATGCAAGAAGACAGCCGAAGAAATCTGATAGAGAGGATCTCCAACATTGCTTACTGGCGATCTGAGCTCATGTATGAACTAGAGTGTCTGCTGAAAGAGAACCAAGCCTTGGAAACAACAAAGAAGCGTCTGGAATGTGCTGTGGATGAACTGCAAGGACCACTGAAG ATAGCCCTAGAATGCTTGTACCACCGTGAGAAGAGAAAGGGTATAGACTTAGTTCATGACGATGTGGAAAAGAACCTCATAAAG GAAACTGATGTATTCAAGGAATGCCAAGAAATACTGGCAAAACTTGCACAGAAAATCGATCAACAGCTGGG CATCAACAGAGATGCACAGCATGCCCTGGAGCAGGATCTTTCTGACAAGAACTCAGCCCATTTTATTGATGAGAAATGCTTTAACCTGAGGAACACATCAGACAGCATCAACTTTTACTATGGAGTGGAAAAAGCAGATAAGAC TGTTTCAGTTCCTGCAACATGGGCTAAATTCAGTGAAGACAATATCAGGTACTCTCAGCATGCCAGGGCCAACTCTGTCAAGCTGCGAGAGGATGCAGAGGTCGCACTGGAGAGCGCCTCTGAGGAGATGTGGAATCAGTTCATCAGtaccaacctggcctttaatAAGCGGATTGCTGAAGTGGCTGATGCAAAGAACAAACTCCAAGCACAACTGGCCAGG gtACTTCAGGAAATCTTCCAGACTGAAGATACAATCATGTTATTGGAGAGATCCATAAAGGCAAAGGAGTATCCACTGAAAGTGGCTCAGACCCGCCTGGAAGGACGAACCAAACGACCCAACATAGAACTCTGCCGTGATGCACCTCAGTTTCA GCTTGTGACTGAAGTTTACACCATAGATGACACCATACAGACCTTAAAGCAACATCTGCAAGAAGCTCGTGATACTCTGCACATGCTGATGGTCAACAAATCAAACCTGGAACATGACATTGCTGTGAAGGCAAACTCCCTCTACATTGACAAGAAGTGCATGGACATGCGCAAAGtcttccccagcaccccacgACTCATTGGCTACACTTGA
- the NUBP1 gene encoding cytosolic Fe-S cluster assembly factor NUBP1 isoform X2 — MPQPGALRCRRRPGRGGAVGAAVAAAGGEAHGAGALGEGRRGQEHLQRPPGSRAGGGRGQAGARGGRAARGRAAAAALRSDPRTRCGSAGAFHARPGRLPVGAWAVLQVALLDIDICGPSIPKMMGLEGEQVHQSGSGWSPVYVEENLGVMSVGFLLSSPDDAVIWRGPKKNGLIKQFLRDVDWGEVDYLIVDTPPGTSDEHLSIVQYLSATHVDGAVIITTPQEVALQDVRKEINFCHKVKLPIIGVVENMSGFICPKCKKESQIFPPTTGGAEKMCQNLNVSLLGKVPLDPQIGKCCDKGQSFLSEAPESPATSSYRNIIQRIQEYCDQHHFLEEKII; from the exons ATGCCCCAACCAGGGGCTCTGCGCTGCCGGCGCCGCCCCGGACGCGG CGGAGCTGTCGGAGCTGCGGTCGCGGCTGCGGGCGGTGAAGCACACGGTGCTGGTGCTCTCGGGGAAGGGCGGCGTGGGCAAGAGCACCTTCAGCGCCCTCCTGGCTCACGGGCTGGCGGCGGACGAGGCCAAGCAGgtgcgcggggcgggcgggcagcaCGGGGTAGGGCCGCGGCGGCCGCGCTCCGCTCGGACCCGCGGACTCGCTGTGGGTCTGCCGGAGCGTTCCATGCGCGGCCGGGGCGGCTGCCAGTGGGGGCCTGGGCTGTGTTACAGGTTGCTCTGCTGGACATCGATATCTGCGGGCCATCCATCCCTAAAATGATGGGTCTGGAAGGAGAACAG GTTCATCAGAGCGGATCTGGCTGGTCTCCAGTG TACGTTGAAGAAAACTTAGGTGTCATGTCAGTGGGGTTCTTGCTCAGTAGTCCTGATGATGCTGTCATTTGGAGAGGACCCAAAAAGAATG GGTTGATCAAACAATTTCTTCGTGATGTGGACTGGGGTGAAGTCGACTACCTGATTGTAGATACACCTCCAGGAACATCAGATGAACATCTGTCTATTGTGCAGTACCTCAGTGCAACGCACGTTGATGGGGCTGTTATAATCACTACCCCTCAG GAAGTAGCGCTTCAGGATGTTCGGAAGGAGATCAACTTCTGCCATAAAGTGAAACTGCCAATCATAGGTGTTGTGGAAAATATGAGTGGCTTTATATGTCCAAAGTGTAAG AAAGAGTCCCAGATCTTTCCCCCGACTACTGGAGGTGCTGAGAAGATGTGTCAGAATTTAAATGTTTCCCTCCTGGGTAAAGTGCCTCTAGATCCTCAAATAG GAAAATGTTGTGACAAAGGCCAGTCTTTCTTGTCTGAAGCACCCGAGTCTCCAGCTACATCATCGTACAGGAACATCATTCAGA GAATTCAGGAGTACTGTGATCAACACcattttctagaagaaaagaTTATCTAA